A region of the Nitrospiraceae bacterium genome:
CTCTGAATCGCGCCCTGGTGATCGGGATCACCGGGTATCCCGGCACCGGAAAAAGTACGGTGATCGATCAGCTCATCACAGCCTACCGCCGACTGGGAGAGAAGGTCGGCGTGCTGGCGGTGGATATCAGCAGCCCCGTCACAGGCGGCGCGGTCCTCGGCGATCGCATCAGAATGCAGCGCCATACGGATGATGCCCAGGTCTATATCCGCAGCATGGCGACACGCGGGCACCAGGGCGGGCTCGCCGCCGCCACGCGGCAGGCAGTACGGGTCTTGGACGCCGCCGGCTTTGGCGTGATTCTGATCGAGACGGTGGGCGTCGGCCAAAGCGACGTCGACATCATGCAGGTCGCCCATACGGTGGTCGCAGTAGTCGCGCCGGGGCTCGGCGACGATGTTCAGGCCATGAAGGCGGGACTGTTGGAGGTCGCGGACATCGTCGTGGTGAACAAGGGCGATCGCGAAGGGGCGGATGCAGCCCTGCGGGATTTACGTGAATGGTGCAAGACGGTGATTCGCACCGTGGCAGTGAAGGGGGAAGGCATCGCAGAGCTGATTGCGGTCATCGCCGAACACGAACGATGGCGGGATCTTGATAGCCCGGAACTGCACAAGCGGAGAGGGCTCTTCATCGATCGAGGTTCACGAGCAGGATAACTATTGTGGCATTTGCCGTGAGGTAGCACATGCTGGCCGATCGCCTCGCTCATTATACGCAGTCGTTCCGGTTCAATGACCTGCCCGGCGAGGTGATCCATGAAGTCAAGCGACGCCTTATAGACAGCCTCGGTTGTGCATTCGGCGCATGGACGGCACCTCCTTGCCGGATCGCCCGCGACATGGCGCTCGCCGTGAAGGTACCCGGCGGGGCGACGGTGTGGGGAACCAATCACAAGACCCTCCCCGACCTCGCGACCTTCGCGAACGGCGCCATGGTCCGATACCTCGACTTCAACGATACCTATCTCTCGAAAGAGCCGGCCCATCCGTCCGACAATATCGCGGCAGTCCTCGCGGCTGGAGAAACGGCGCATGCCTCCGGCAAGCTCGTCATTCAAGCCCTCACCCTATCCTATGAAATCCAATGCCGTCTCTGCGACGCCGCCGCCTTGCGGCCTCGCGGCTGGGACCATGTCACCTATGGGCCGATCTCATCCGCATTGGGCGTCGCCAACGTGCTCGAGCTTACCTCCGCGCAAACCCGGCAGGCCGTCAATCTGGCCGGCGTGGCCAA
Encoded here:
- the meaB gene encoding methylmalonyl Co-A mutase-associated GTPase MeaB; this translates as MNHVTAHRSFFPHDAAELARQVEAGEVRSVARVISLLENRDPLGAAVLTHVAPSLNRALVIGITGYPGTGKSTVIDQLITAYRRLGEKVGVLAVDISSPVTGGAVLGDRIRMQRHTDDAQVYIRSMATRGHQGGLAAATRQAVRVLDAAGFGVILIETVGVGQSDVDIMQVAHTVVAVVAPGLGDDVQAMKAGLLEVADIVVVNKGDREGADAALRDLREWCKTVIRTVAVKGEGIAELIAVIAEHERWRDLDSPELHKRRGLFIDRGSRAG